In Streptomyces sp. NBC_00878, a single window of DNA contains:
- a CDS encoding acyl-CoA synthetase — protein MEYNLADLFESVVDVVPDREALVYIDHPGTGAERRLTYAELDAAANRIAHHLIDSGIRPGEHLGLHLYNGIEYLQTVLGCLKARIVPVNVNYRYVEEELVYLYRDADLVALVFDAEFTERVAAALPRASALRHLVRVGTPAPGAPALPEVSAVDFADAEASGSSGRGFPPRSPDDQFIIYTGGTTGMPKGVMWRQEDLFFSGLGGGAPTGEPVKTPEEVAERVAAGGDGITFFPAPPLMHGTSTLTAFIGFNFGQRIVIHRKFVPEEALRTIEKEKVTSMSLVGDAMLRPLIDALDGPLKGTDCSSMFSVSSSGAIMSETVRAQFQTLLPNVMLLNNYGSSESGFNGTATADSGPDRGFRIRVNSRTQVVDPATRKPVAVGEPGRVAQRGHVPLGYYNDPKKTAETFFEKDGARWVLLGDMATVDEEGVVTVLGRGSQCINTGGEKVYPEEVEQALKSHPDVYDALVAGVPDEKWGNHVAAVVQLREGAGRPSLDDIQTHCRAHLAGYKIPRQLVITGTIQRSPSGKADYRWARSMAAEAAR, from the coding sequence CCCCGACCGCGAGGCACTCGTCTACATCGACCACCCCGGCACGGGCGCGGAGCGCCGCCTCACCTACGCCGAGCTGGACGCGGCGGCCAACCGCATCGCGCACCACCTGATCGACAGCGGCATACGCCCTGGTGAGCATCTCGGGCTGCACCTCTACAACGGCATCGAGTACCTGCAGACCGTCCTCGGCTGCCTCAAGGCGCGGATCGTGCCGGTCAACGTCAACTACCGCTACGTGGAAGAGGAGTTGGTCTACCTCTACCGAGACGCGGATCTGGTGGCGCTGGTCTTCGACGCGGAGTTCACCGAGCGGGTCGCGGCGGCCCTGCCACGCGCCTCGGCGCTGCGGCATCTCGTACGGGTGGGCACCCCGGCCCCCGGCGCACCCGCGCTGCCTGAGGTGTCAGCGGTGGACTTCGCCGACGCCGAGGCCTCCGGATCATCCGGGCGCGGCTTCCCGCCCCGCTCGCCCGACGACCAGTTCATCATCTACACCGGCGGCACGACCGGGATGCCCAAGGGGGTGATGTGGCGTCAGGAAGACCTGTTCTTCTCGGGGTTGGGCGGTGGCGCTCCGACGGGCGAGCCGGTGAAGACACCGGAGGAGGTCGCCGAGCGGGTCGCGGCCGGCGGCGACGGGATCACCTTCTTCCCCGCGCCCCCGCTGATGCACGGCACCTCGACCCTCACCGCCTTCATCGGCTTCAACTTCGGCCAACGCATCGTGATCCACCGCAAGTTCGTGCCCGAAGAAGCGCTGCGGACCATCGAGAAGGAGAAGGTCACCAGCATGTCGCTGGTCGGCGACGCCATGCTGCGCCCGCTCATCGACGCGTTGGACGGGCCCCTGAAGGGCACCGACTGCTCGTCCATGTTCAGCGTCTCCTCGTCCGGCGCGATCATGTCGGAGACGGTCCGCGCACAGTTCCAGACGCTCCTGCCGAACGTGATGCTGCTCAACAACTACGGCTCCTCCGAATCCGGCTTCAACGGCACGGCGACAGCGGACTCGGGCCCCGACCGCGGCTTCCGGATCCGCGTCAACTCCCGTACACAGGTGGTGGATCCGGCGACGCGGAAGCCGGTCGCCGTCGGCGAGCCGGGCCGCGTCGCCCAGCGTGGACACGTGCCACTCGGCTACTACAACGACCCGAAGAAGACCGCCGAGACCTTCTTCGAGAAGGACGGCGCACGGTGGGTCCTGCTCGGCGACATGGCGACCGTCGACGAGGAGGGTGTCGTCACCGTCCTGGGGCGCGGCTCGCAGTGCATCAACACCGGCGGCGAGAAGGTGTATCCGGAGGAGGTCGAGCAGGCGCTCAAGTCGCATCCCGACGTGTACGACGCGCTGGTCGCGGGAGTGCCCGACGAGAAGTGGGGCAACCACGTGGCCGCCGTGGTCCAGCTGCGCGAGGGCGCCGGGCGGCCGTCCCTGGACGACATCCAGACCCACTGCCGCGCCCATCTCGCGGGCTACAAGATCCCGCGCCAGCTGGTGATCACGGGCACGATCCAGCGCTCACCGAGCGGCAAGGCGGACTACCGGTGGGCACGCTCGATGGCGGCGGAGGCCGCCCGCTAG